A region from the Misgurnus anguillicaudatus chromosome 7, ASM2758022v2, whole genome shotgun sequence genome encodes:
- the lrrc74a gene encoding leucine-rich repeat-containing protein 74A isoform X2, protein MGFKSLIEQEDSDHVKILDDESETELDAQEVKTNDLLSTGEIYLQACKLVGVVPVRYFLRNLGSDMINMNHHGLGPLGGKALAIAFVTDVHTTTLQLADNFLLAEGAKYLMEMLRTNLTIQHLNLSNNHLQSAGAEYVAKMLLENISIISLKLSGNQFGEDDARWFADALSSNYRVKELDLSHNRFCGRGGEHLGQMIANNDGLEVLDLSWNHLRMKGAVAFCAGLKVNSTLKHLDLSWNGFGNEGALALGEALKFNNTLIDLNLNNNRITDEGASMLCKGLEANDTLRILKLAYNSLTVEGALTLINVIRNTPKTAIEEINISNVLVNENFVQLLELTCQENPSLQVQYGGVGGFIAKKPRKRIDPMKIIQDYLDQRKLRLWDFFRNIDKDGTMHVSVVDFRKAVQQSSIPLERFQIEELIQRLDRDGTGMVDYRGLADTRKQMMRDHRRQLRKVESRQKKEKQKSDRILKTFESAVEAVTPHSSMLISASGVREEWSGPQHFSATPLSSWHHIVMSNSSRFSVNNMSSEHIHLPVIAGATSYKPLSVRSYSQPNISTSGHKPPNSKPASAQGIHDSTSNPMTPTANLTRSRPALNTKPTPKAGEKNKKRRQRKGK, encoded by the exons ATGGGATTTAAGAG TTTGATTGAGCAAGAAGATTCAGATCATGTCAAGATCCTGGATGATGAATCTGAAACAGAGCTGGACGCTCAGG AGGTGAAGACAAATGATTTGTTGTCTACTGGAGAAATATACCTACAGGCGTGTAAACTGGTGGGTGTTGTGCCGGTCAGATATTTTCTCAGAAATCTGGGTTCTGACATGATTAATATGAACCATCATGGATTGGGTCCACTGGGAGGAAAAGCCCTGGCCATCGCGTTTGTG ACAGATGTTCACACCACAACCCTGCAGTTAGCAGATAACTTTCTATTGGCTGAAGGAGCAAAATATCTCATGGAGATGCTGAGGACCAATCTGACTATCCAACATCTT AATCTGTCCAACAATCACTTGCAGTCTGCAGGCGCTGAATATGTGGCTAAAATGCTCCTGGAAAATATTTCCATCATATCATTAAAACTTTCAG GGAATCAATTTGGTGAAGATGATGCCAGATGGTTTGCAGATGCTTTATCG AGCAACTACAGAGTCAAAGAGTTGGATTTGAGTCACAATCGCTTCTGTGGTCGAGGTGGGGAGCATCTCGGTCAGATGATAG CAAACAATGACGGTTTAGAGGTTCTTGATCTCAGCTGGAATCATCTGCGAATGAAGGGAGCCGTAGCTTTCTGTGCAGGTCTAAAG GTCAACAGTACTCTCAAACATTTGGACCTGTCATGGAACGGCTTCGGGAATGAAGGAGCTTTGGCTTTAGGTGAAGCTCTCAAGTTCAACAACACATTAATAGATCTGAATCTGAACAACAACCGCATCACAGACGAGGGTGCGAGTATGCTCTGTAAGGGCCTGGAGGCCAATGACACACTGAGAATACTGAAG ttGGCATATAACTCATTGACAGTAGAGGGAGCTTTAACTCTGATCAATGTCATCAGGAATACACCTAAAACTGCCATAGAGGAGATCAACATATCT AATGTGCTGGTGAATGAGAACTTTGTTCAGCTGTTAGAGTTGACCTGTCAGGAGAATCCCAGTCTACAGGTGCAGTATGGAGGGGTCGGGGGATTCATTGCCAAAAAGCCCCGGAAGCGCATTGACCCAATGAAGATCATTCAG GATTATCTTGACCAGCGCAAACTTCGCCTGTGGGATTTCTTCCGTAATATTGACAAGGACGGTACGATGCATGTTTCAGTCGTGGACTTCAGAAAAGCTGTTCAG CAATCCAGCATCCCATTGGAGAGATTTCAGATTGAAGAACTGATTCAGAGACTGGACAGAGACGGGACAGGGATGGTGGATTACAG AGGCCTGGCGGACACACGTAAGCAGATGATGCGAGATCACCGCCGTCAGCTGAGGAAAGTGGAATCTCGGCAGAAGAAGGAGAAACAAAAGAGCGACAGGATCCTGAAGACTTTCGAGAGCGCGGTGGAGGCGGTGACTCCTCACAGCTCTATGTTAATATCAGCCAGCGGTGTTCGGGAGGAATGGAGCGGACCGCAGCACTTCTCTGCTACACCGCTCAGCTCCTGGCATCATATCGTCATGTCTAACAGCAGTCGTTTCTCTGTTAATAACATGAGCAGTGAACACATTCACCTGCCTGTCATAGCAGGGGCAACGTCTTACAAACCATTGAGCGTACGCTCGTATTCCCAACCCAACATCTCCACCAGCGGGCACAAACCTCCCAACAGTAAACCAGCATCGGCTCAGGGAATACATGATTCAACATCTAACCCCATGACTCCAACAGCTAACCTGACCAGATCCAGACCTGCATTAAACACAAAACCAACTCCTAAAGCAGGAGAGAAAAACAAGAAAAGAAGACAGAGAAAAGGAAAGTAA
- the lrrc74a gene encoding uncharacterized protein lrrc74a isoform X3 — MINMNHHGLGPLGGKALAIAFVTDVHTTTLQLADNFLLAEGAKYLMEMLRTNLTIQHLNLSNNHLQSAGAEYVAKMLLENISIISLKLSGNQFGEDDARWFADALSSNYRVKELDLSHNRFCGRGGEHLGQMIANNDGLEVLDLSWNHLRMKGAVAFCAGLKVNSTLKHLDLSWNGFGNEGALALGEALKFNNTLIDLNLNNNRITDEGASMLCKGLEANDTLRILKLAYNSLTVEGALTLINVIRNTPKTAIEEINISNVLVNENFVQLLELTCQENPSLQVQYGGVGGFIAKKPRKRIDPMKIIQDYLDQRKLRLWDFFRNIDKDGTMHVSVVDFRKAVQQSSIPLERFQIEELIQRLDRDGTGMVDYRGLADTRKQMMRDHRRQLRKVESRQKKEKQKSDRILKTFESAVEAVTPHSSMLISASGVREEWSGPQHFSATPLSSWHHIVMSNSSRFSVNNMSSEHIHLPVIAGATSYKPLSVRSYSQPNISTSGHKPPNSKPASAQGIHDSTSNPMTPTANLTRSRPALNTKPTPKAGEKNKKRRQRKGK; from the exons ATGATTAATATGAACCATCATGGATTGGGTCCACTGGGAGGAAAAGCCCTGGCCATCGCGTTTGTG ACAGATGTTCACACCACAACCCTGCAGTTAGCAGATAACTTTCTATTGGCTGAAGGAGCAAAATATCTCATGGAGATGCTGAGGACCAATCTGACTATCCAACATCTT AATCTGTCCAACAATCACTTGCAGTCTGCAGGCGCTGAATATGTGGCTAAAATGCTCCTGGAAAATATTTCCATCATATCATTAAAACTTTCAG GGAATCAATTTGGTGAAGATGATGCCAGATGGTTTGCAGATGCTTTATCG AGCAACTACAGAGTCAAAGAGTTGGATTTGAGTCACAATCGCTTCTGTGGTCGAGGTGGGGAGCATCTCGGTCAGATGATAG CAAACAATGACGGTTTAGAGGTTCTTGATCTCAGCTGGAATCATCTGCGAATGAAGGGAGCCGTAGCTTTCTGTGCAGGTCTAAAG GTCAACAGTACTCTCAAACATTTGGACCTGTCATGGAACGGCTTCGGGAATGAAGGAGCTTTGGCTTTAGGTGAAGCTCTCAAGTTCAACAACACATTAATAGATCTGAATCTGAACAACAACCGCATCACAGACGAGGGTGCGAGTATGCTCTGTAAGGGCCTGGAGGCCAATGACACACTGAGAATACTGAAG ttGGCATATAACTCATTGACAGTAGAGGGAGCTTTAACTCTGATCAATGTCATCAGGAATACACCTAAAACTGCCATAGAGGAGATCAACATATCT AATGTGCTGGTGAATGAGAACTTTGTTCAGCTGTTAGAGTTGACCTGTCAGGAGAATCCCAGTCTACAGGTGCAGTATGGAGGGGTCGGGGGATTCATTGCCAAAAAGCCCCGGAAGCGCATTGACCCAATGAAGATCATTCAG GATTATCTTGACCAGCGCAAACTTCGCCTGTGGGATTTCTTCCGTAATATTGACAAGGACGGTACGATGCATGTTTCAGTCGTGGACTTCAGAAAAGCTGTTCAG CAATCCAGCATCCCATTGGAGAGATTTCAGATTGAAGAACTGATTCAGAGACTGGACAGAGACGGGACAGGGATGGTGGATTACAG AGGCCTGGCGGACACACGTAAGCAGATGATGCGAGATCACCGCCGTCAGCTGAGGAAAGTGGAATCTCGGCAGAAGAAGGAGAAACAAAAGAGCGACAGGATCCTGAAGACTTTCGAGAGCGCGGTGGAGGCGGTGACTCCTCACAGCTCTATGTTAATATCAGCCAGCGGTGTTCGGGAGGAATGGAGCGGACCGCAGCACTTCTCTGCTACACCGCTCAGCTCCTGGCATCATATCGTCATGTCTAACAGCAGTCGTTTCTCTGTTAATAACATGAGCAGTGAACACATTCACCTGCCTGTCATAGCAGGGGCAACGTCTTACAAACCATTGAGCGTACGCTCGTATTCCCAACCCAACATCTCCACCAGCGGGCACAAACCTCCCAACAGTAAACCAGCATCGGCTCAGGGAATACATGATTCAACATCTAACCCCATGACTCCAACAGCTAACCTGACCAGATCCAGACCTGCATTAAACACAAAACCAACTCCTAAAGCAGGAGAGAAAAACAAGAAAAGAAGACAGAGAAAAGGAAAGTAA
- the lrrc74a gene encoding leucine-rich repeat-containing protein 74A isoform X1, protein MRSDDMNVNHLSLDSLSLIEQEDSDHVKILDDESETELDAQEVKTNDLLSTGEIYLQACKLVGVVPVRYFLRNLGSDMINMNHHGLGPLGGKALAIAFVTDVHTTTLQLADNFLLAEGAKYLMEMLRTNLTIQHLNLSNNHLQSAGAEYVAKMLLENISIISLKLSGNQFGEDDARWFADALSSNYRVKELDLSHNRFCGRGGEHLGQMIANNDGLEVLDLSWNHLRMKGAVAFCAGLKVNSTLKHLDLSWNGFGNEGALALGEALKFNNTLIDLNLNNNRITDEGASMLCKGLEANDTLRILKLAYNSLTVEGALTLINVIRNTPKTAIEEINISNVLVNENFVQLLELTCQENPSLQVQYGGVGGFIAKKPRKRIDPMKIIQDYLDQRKLRLWDFFRNIDKDGTMHVSVVDFRKAVQQSSIPLERFQIEELIQRLDRDGTGMVDYRGLADTRKQMMRDHRRQLRKVESRQKKEKQKSDRILKTFESAVEAVTPHSSMLISASGVREEWSGPQHFSATPLSSWHHIVMSNSSRFSVNNMSSEHIHLPVIAGATSYKPLSVRSYSQPNISTSGHKPPNSKPASAQGIHDSTSNPMTPTANLTRSRPALNTKPTPKAGEKNKKRRQRKGK, encoded by the exons ATGAGAAGTGATGATATGAATGTTAACCATCTCTCACTGGATTCACTCAGTTTGATTGAGCAAGAAGATTCAGATCATGTCAAGATCCTGGATGATGAATCTGAAACAGAGCTGGACGCTCAGG AGGTGAAGACAAATGATTTGTTGTCTACTGGAGAAATATACCTACAGGCGTGTAAACTGGTGGGTGTTGTGCCGGTCAGATATTTTCTCAGAAATCTGGGTTCTGACATGATTAATATGAACCATCATGGATTGGGTCCACTGGGAGGAAAAGCCCTGGCCATCGCGTTTGTG ACAGATGTTCACACCACAACCCTGCAGTTAGCAGATAACTTTCTATTGGCTGAAGGAGCAAAATATCTCATGGAGATGCTGAGGACCAATCTGACTATCCAACATCTT AATCTGTCCAACAATCACTTGCAGTCTGCAGGCGCTGAATATGTGGCTAAAATGCTCCTGGAAAATATTTCCATCATATCATTAAAACTTTCAG GGAATCAATTTGGTGAAGATGATGCCAGATGGTTTGCAGATGCTTTATCG AGCAACTACAGAGTCAAAGAGTTGGATTTGAGTCACAATCGCTTCTGTGGTCGAGGTGGGGAGCATCTCGGTCAGATGATAG CAAACAATGACGGTTTAGAGGTTCTTGATCTCAGCTGGAATCATCTGCGAATGAAGGGAGCCGTAGCTTTCTGTGCAGGTCTAAAG GTCAACAGTACTCTCAAACATTTGGACCTGTCATGGAACGGCTTCGGGAATGAAGGAGCTTTGGCTTTAGGTGAAGCTCTCAAGTTCAACAACACATTAATAGATCTGAATCTGAACAACAACCGCATCACAGACGAGGGTGCGAGTATGCTCTGTAAGGGCCTGGAGGCCAATGACACACTGAGAATACTGAAG ttGGCATATAACTCATTGACAGTAGAGGGAGCTTTAACTCTGATCAATGTCATCAGGAATACACCTAAAACTGCCATAGAGGAGATCAACATATCT AATGTGCTGGTGAATGAGAACTTTGTTCAGCTGTTAGAGTTGACCTGTCAGGAGAATCCCAGTCTACAGGTGCAGTATGGAGGGGTCGGGGGATTCATTGCCAAAAAGCCCCGGAAGCGCATTGACCCAATGAAGATCATTCAG GATTATCTTGACCAGCGCAAACTTCGCCTGTGGGATTTCTTCCGTAATATTGACAAGGACGGTACGATGCATGTTTCAGTCGTGGACTTCAGAAAAGCTGTTCAG CAATCCAGCATCCCATTGGAGAGATTTCAGATTGAAGAACTGATTCAGAGACTGGACAGAGACGGGACAGGGATGGTGGATTACAG AGGCCTGGCGGACACACGTAAGCAGATGATGCGAGATCACCGCCGTCAGCTGAGGAAAGTGGAATCTCGGCAGAAGAAGGAGAAACAAAAGAGCGACAGGATCCTGAAGACTTTCGAGAGCGCGGTGGAGGCGGTGACTCCTCACAGCTCTATGTTAATATCAGCCAGCGGTGTTCGGGAGGAATGGAGCGGACCGCAGCACTTCTCTGCTACACCGCTCAGCTCCTGGCATCATATCGTCATGTCTAACAGCAGTCGTTTCTCTGTTAATAACATGAGCAGTGAACACATTCACCTGCCTGTCATAGCAGGGGCAACGTCTTACAAACCATTGAGCGTACGCTCGTATTCCCAACCCAACATCTCCACCAGCGGGCACAAACCTCCCAACAGTAAACCAGCATCGGCTCAGGGAATACATGATTCAACATCTAACCCCATGACTCCAACAGCTAACCTGACCAGATCCAGACCTGCATTAAACACAAAACCAACTCCTAAAGCAGGAGAGAAAAACAAGAAAAGAAGACAGAGAAAAGGAAAGTAA